The nucleotide window GGGGGATCGAAAAGCCGCTGCCGGTTCATAAGGAGTTGTTTTACGTAAGCATGGTGATGGATATTATTGCGTTGCTGCTCTCATGTTTGCTGGGATGGGCTGTTTTAACAGGAGTTGGTGTGTATATCATTGCGTCAAGATTGTATAGCTACCGTGGTGTGCGGTTAAAACAATACCCTGTGACAGGTTATCTTACGGTGATTATTTGCCAGGGAGCTTTGGTGTACTTTATTGTAAGCAACAGTGTGAGTGATGCATGCTTATGGAAAGAAGGTTGGTTGCCGGCTATGGTTACATCTCTCCTGATTGGAGGTACTTATCCTTTAACCCAGGTATATCAGCATCAGCAGGACCTGGAGGATGGAGTGATCACATTGAGCTATAAGCTGGGAGTAAGAGGCACTTTTATCTTTTGCGGGTTGGTACTTTTTGTAGCATTATTATTGCTAACTCTTTATTTTATTAGGACAGGCCAGTGGGGCGCATTGCTGGCCTACGGAGTTGGGATGCTACCCGTTGGCTTTTATTTTACCAGCTGGTGCTTAAAAGTGAAAGAAAGCCCCGGTAATGCGAATTTCAAAAACCTGATGAAGATGAATTATGTGGCTTCGGTTTGCAGCAGCATTGCTTTCATCAGTATTTTAATTATTAACAAGGCAGGATAACTACAGAAGTGATTGAGGTGTGTATGGCTAAGGTAAGGTAGAACTACCTACTCATCACTTATTATTTAGGAATTAAACATGAGTAAAATTACTTCTATTGCAACAGCAGTACCCACATACGGGCAAAGCCAGATGCAGATATATAATGTGGTGCGTGCTATACATGCTGACACAGCGGAAGAAGAACGCGTGTTGCGGTTTATGTATAAATCTAGTGGAATAGAAACACGTTATGCCGCGGTTCCGGATTTCAACCTGGGGAATGGCCGTAGCGAAATCCTGCATTTCGAAGAGAACGGCGTGAATACAAGCGGGCTTGAAGAGCGCTTAAAAATATATGATAAAGCGGCGCTTGATCTTTCTATTGATGTAATCAGGAAATGCCTGCCGGAGGGGATGGAGCCTTCAGGTATTACGCATCTCATTACTGTTAGTTGTACGGGGATGCAGGCTCCCGGACTGGATCTTTCTATTGTGAAGGGGCTGAAGCTAAGAACTGACATTTACAGAACATCTGTGAATTTTATGGGCTGCTATGCAGCTATTCATGGTTTGAAGCATGCCCATTATATTGCAGAAAAGGAATCGGATGCCAAAGTGCTGGTGGTTTGCGTGGAGTTGTGCACCTTGCATTTTCAAAAAGATAAATCCATCGACAATATTACCAGCACAATTATATTTGGTGATGGTGCTGCCGCCGTATTGATAGAGAATTCAGCCGGTAAAAGACCCGGCTGGGAGTTGAAAAACTTTTACAGTGAGATCAACTTTGAGGGTATGGATGATATGGCCTGGAAGATTTCTGCGGACGGCTTCTTAATGACGCTTACCAGCAAAGTGCCTGAGATACTCGAAAAAAAGTGTAAAGGCATTATGGAGAATGCGCTGCAATATTATGGTATCCCATCTGAAAGGGTAGATAGCTGGTGCGTGCACCCGGGCGGTAAAAAAATACTGGAGGCAGTGGAGCGTGGATCTTCAGTTACCCGGGAACAGTTGCAGGAAAGTTATGCCGTGCTAAGGGAATACGGAAATATGAGCAGCCCTACCGTATTGTTTGTATTGGAAAAGATCTTAAGAAAGGCTGAGCAGGACGGCTCCGTTAAAAATATTGTAGGAATGGCCTTTGGACCGGGCCTTACATTAGAAACATTTCATTTAGCCCATGCCTGATTTTTCTACAAGAAGTAGTGAAAAGGAATTGCTGGACGACCCATCGATTCCTTTTGAAGATATCAGGCAAAATATGCGGGAGCTCAACATCATTAATACCTTGTTGGGTGGGCATGCTATTACTAAAAGAGGGTTTAGAAAAATATTGGGCACCCGAAGGGAAATCAGCATTTGTGAAATAGGTTGTGGCGGTGGCGACAATTTATTTGTGATTCATCAGTGGTGTTCAAGAGCAGGGGTTAAAGCAAAGCTTACCGGTGTTGACATTAATGCACATTGTGTTGAATTTGCCAAAGATCGATATGGTCCTCTTGGGATTGAATTTATTTGCAGCGATTACAAAACCAGCGCTGTAGCCCCCGATATAATATTCAGCTCGTTATTCTGTCACCACTTTACCAATGGTGAGCTGGTATTGATGCTGCAATGGATGCAACAACATTGTAAGGTGGGTTTCTTTATTAATGATCTTCATCGCCATCCCCTGGCCTGGTGGAGTATCAAAGGACTGACAAAAACTTTTTCACGTTCCTACCTGGTTAAAAATGATGCGCCATTATCCGTTAGGAGAGCTTTTAAAAAAAAGGAGTGGCAACAGTTATTACAAAAGACCGGGATAGAAGCAGATATTAATTGGCAATGGGCTTTCAGGCATTTAATCCTGTATAAAAAATGAACGTCTATGACTACGATATAGGAATTGTAGGAGGTGGTTTAGCCGGGTTGACAGCTGCTATCCAGCTACGAAAAAAGGGGTACACCGTTTCGTTGTGGGAGAAGAATAAATATCCTTTTCACCGGGTTTGCGGAGAATATATCAGTAAGGAAAGCTGGGATTATTTGCAGCGATGTGGAATTGATTTGCCGGCCTTACAATTACCGGAGATCAACAAGCTGGAGCTGAGTTCCCATGGTGGTTCTGTGTTAAAAGCGAAACTAGACCTGGGTGGTTTTGGCATCAGCCGGTATTGGCTGGACTATTTATTATACGAGGAGGCAAAAAGACAAGGAGTAGCTGTATTTGAAGGCGCTAAGGTCGAGCAGTTGTTCTACAGGAATGGCAGCTTTGAAATACTTGCGGGCAGTAACTCCGTTAAAGTGAAACTGGCCCTGGGAAGTTTTGGAAAGAGAAGCAATATAGATGTGAAGTGGCAGCGCAAATTTGTTGCTCAGAAGCCTGATTCGCTCAATAATTATATTGGCGTCAAGTATCATATAAAAACGGATCTTCCCAATGACACTATTGCACTTCATAATTTCAAGGGTGGATATTGTGGTGTATCTAAAGTAGAAGCAGATCTATATTGTCTTTGTTATCTTACTACTGCATCTAATTTACAGGCAGCGGGAGGTATCAGAGAAATGGAGGAGCGTGTTTTGTTTCGTAATTCTTATCTGCGGAAAATATTTGAGCAAAGTAAGTTTATTTTTACGGCACCGGTTACCATTTCACAGGTGTCTTTTAACCGGAAGGAGCTGATATATGATCAGGTGCCGCTTGCAGGCGATGCATGCGGTATGATCACACCTTTATGTGGGAATGGTATGAGCATGGCCATGCATAGCGGGAAAATTTTTACCAACCTGGCAGACGACTTCCTGCAACAACGAATTTCCCTGGAGGGTATGTTGGGGCGATACGCAAAAGCATGGGACCTTCAATTTTCGGGCCGGCTGCAAATTGGCCGCATGGTCCAGGCTAATTTTGGCAAAGAGTGGCAGACCCATTTATTTATCAGTGCTCTTAAATATTTGCCGGGACTAACCAATCGTATTATCAAGGCCACCCATGGACAGCCTTTTTAGAGGCATGGGGCATGGGGCATGGGGTTTATTTTACAGTTAGCATCAGCAGTATTGCATTTAACTGTGCGCGAAGCCTATAACAATACTATTCACTATTTTCCGGATCACTCATTATTCGTTACTCATCACTAATATTGCCCTGTACTCAACATTACCAGTGTACAGGCCTCTATGGTTTGCACGCCCTGTTGTTCTGCCTTATGTGCCAGTGTATAGTTTTCCGCTCCCGGATTAAAGATGATTCTTTTAGGTTTAAGTGACAATATATAATCCTCGTATTCTTTTTGATTCTGTTCATTCATATACATGGTAACCGTGTCAATACCTTCTTCGTCAGGTTTTGATTTATGGATAACGACATCGCCTACCTGTCCTTCACGGCGACCAATGGCCACCACCTCATGACCATTGGCTCTTAATCTTCTTAAGGCTATATTGCCATAGCGTGAAGTGTTTTCCGATGCTCCCAGAACCAATGTTTTTTTATTTGCCATATAGTGATATTAATGGTTGAATACTGTTCTTGTGGTTGTTGTTACAATATTAATGCCATTAGGCGTTACTTATCTAAAACAAAAAAGCCACAATGTAGTAACACTGTGGCTTATATAAAGTTTCAGGTCCTGTTAAACCAGCATACGCAGTGGTTCTTCCAGGAAGCTTTTTAGTGTTTGCAGGAAAGCGGCTCCCACTGCACCATCGGCTACGCGGTGATCGCAGGTAAGGGTTACTTTCATGATATTTCCAACAGTGATCTGTCCGTCCCTAACCACAGGCACCTGGTTGATAGCACCTACAGCAAGAATGCAGGAAGCAGGTGGGTTGATGATTGCCGTGAATTCCTCAATGCCAAACATACCCAGGTTGGAAATGGTAAAGGTGTTTCCTTCCCACTCTGCAGGCGCCAGCTTCTTTGACTTGGCACGTCCTGCAAGATCTTTAACCTCGCCGGCAATCTGCGACAAAGATTTTGTATCTGCAAAGCGAACTACAGGAACCAGCAGTCCCTGGTCAACTGCAACCGCCACACCGATGTCTACATGGTGATTAACGCGGATGGTATCACCCTGCCAGCTGCTGTTGATATCCGGGTGCTGTTTCAAAGCAAGCGCTGCTGCCTTAATTACCAGGTCGTTAAACGATATTTTATTAGGAGACACTTCGTTGATCTGTGCACGGCTGGCAACTGCTTTGTCCATGTTAATTTCCATGGTCAGGTAGATTTCCGGGGCCGAGAATTTCACTTCAGAAAGGCGTCTTGCGATTGTTTTTCTCATTTGAGAAACAGGAACATCTTCAAAAGAAACCTGTCCTGTAACTGCAGAGCCGGTTGCGGCCGGGGCAGTCGTTGTCTCATTGCCACTTGTAGCCGGTTTTGAAGCTGATGGCTTATAATTATCGATATCTGATTTAGTAATTCTTCCGCCGTCTCCGGAACCCTGTACGCTACCCAGGTCGATGCCTTTTTCGGCAGCCAGTTTTTTAGCCAACGGGGAAGCTTTGATACGGCCATTTTCGCCGGTCGTTACTGCAGGTGCTGATGATGACGCAGGAGCAGCCTCTTTTGTTTCAGGAGCAGTTTCTTCTTTTGCTTCAGCTGTAGGAGTTGGAGCTGCGCCGCCACCTTTTACAGCAGCAACGATCTCATCTACATTAACTTTTCCTTCTTCACCAATAATGCAAAGCAGGTCATTCACCTGTATTTTATCGCCGGCTTTTGCTCCCTGGTATAATAATTTACCGTTTTTATAGCTTTCCAGCTCCATAGTGGCTTTATCAGTCTCTATTTCGGCCAGCAAATCACCTTTTTTTACATCATCGCCAATATTTTTGGCCCAGCTGGCAATAACGCCTTCTGTCATGGTATCGCTCAGGCGAGGCATTAATACTACCTCTTCGAGTTTGGATACATCTATCGTTGAACCAGAAGGAGCAGTGGCTGCTTTTTCTTCAGTTTTAGCTGCTTCTTTAGCAGGTTCTTCTTTTTTCTCTTCTTTAACTTCAGCGCTTCCACCCAATTTCCCGTTCACTAGTCCTGATATATCTTCACCTGCATCACCCACAATTACCATCAGATCATCCACCTGCAGCTTGCCACCTGTATCTGCACCCAGGTACAAAATAGTTCCATCTTTATAGCTTTCTAACTCCATTGTGGCTTTATCGGTCTCAATTTCAGCCAGCAAATCGCCTTTTTTTACACTATCGCCTACTTTTTTATGCCAGGCAGCAATCACCCCTTCAGTCATTGTATCACTCAAACGGGGCATTAAAATTTTATCAGCCATGTATATAAAATATTTCGCCCGAAATTAGTGAATTATAGTGAATGGGCAATAGTGAAATGTCTGCAGCCGCAGATTCCATCATTTATTAATATAATAGTAAAAAAACACAGTATGACGGCAAAAAATTACCGTAATGCTGTGTTTTCTGTTGGCATTTTATGCCTTCGATATCAAGAATATTTGGAATGCTCCGGGCTGCGAACCTTAACGCCCCAGTTCCAGTTTCAGTTTCTCCTTTAATTGTTGTACCAGAGGATATTTCGCGATCATTTTCTGGTATTGTTCTACTACAGATAGGGGCCGCTCTATTACTTCCTGTTGTACCGGCTGCCGGTTGGCATCAATGAGGTTGAAGAGCTGCAGTTGAGTATTCTGCAATTCTGTCTTTAAAAATTCAGCCGCTTCGTTTTTAGTGATCTCTACAAACCGGTTTTCCAGTGGATTGGAAGTGTACACATTAAAAGAATTAGCATCCAGGATCTCAACAGTAGCCAATGAAAAGCTCTGGGCTGCCGGGTTGCGGTTATCTCTTAACAGTTGTGTGAATTTCTGCCAGGCCTCTATCAGAGTAGCTTCCTGCAGCGGCTGATCTTCTTTTTCAGGGGCTATTTCCTTGAATTGCTGCCGGAGCTTCTCCAGGCTGCTCAATTTTTTCCCGGCTGTTGGAGTAGGCGTTGAGCCATGATTAGCTCGGGGTTGCTGATCGATTGTGACTGTTTTCATCGCCGGTTGCTGCGGTATCATAACCGGTTCATCGGCAATGGTTAGTTTAGCCGCGGGAGGGACTACCTGCTGCGATTTAGCGGGTCTTTCCCTTAATAATACCGGCTGAATTTGTTTGAATGCTAACGCTCCTTTTGACTCAATCAGTTTTTTTTTTGACACCGAATTTTCATCCAGTGAGAGCTGCATGGCCTGTTGCAGGTAGCAGAGCTTAATTAAGGTGAGCTCCACATGCAATCTCTTATTACGGGCCGAACGATAATTGATCTCCGACTCGTTTAAAATATTCAAAGCACTAATTAACAGCGCTGTAGGAATTTGTTGAGCAGTAGTAAGATATCTTTCTCTGAAACTCTCCACAGTATCCAGTAGCGCCACTACTTTTTCGTCCTTGCTTACCAGCAGGTTGCGAATAAAAGCCGCCATCCCGTTCAATACCAGGTCACCCTCAAAACCTTTGCGGTTAATATCATCAAATAAAAGCATGGCGCTGGCCAGGTCCTGCTGCTGCATATAGTCCATTAACCGGAAATAATAGTCCTCGTCCAGTATGTTCAGGTGCTCCAGCGTGCTGTTATAGCTTACTTCGCCGTTGCTGAAGCTCACTATTTTATCCATTATACTCAACGCATCGCGCATACAGCCTTCGCTTTTCTGGGCTATGAGCTGTAAAGACGCTTTATCAGCTTTTACCTGCTCCTTGCCACAAATGCTTTCCAAATGTTCTACCGTGTCATTAGTGGTGATGCGTTTGAAATCGAATATTTGACAGCGGCTTAATATAGTGGGAAGAATTTTATGTTTTTCGGTGGTAGCCAATATGAAAATGGCATAGGAGGGTGGTTCTTCCAGTGTTTTAAGGAATGCATTAAAGGCCGCCGAACTTAGCATGTGTACCTCATCTATGATATACACTTTATATTTGCCGGCCTGGGGCGCAAAACGTACCTGGTCTACCAATGTACGGATATCATCTACCGAGTTGTTGCTGGCCGCATCCAGTTCATGAATATTCAGTGAGCTGCCATGATTAAACGATACGCAGGAAGTGCACTCATTACAGGCTTCCCCATCGGGAGTCGCATTTTCGCAGTTGATGGTTTTGGCCAGGATACGGGCACAGGTAGTTTTACCTACTCCCCTGGGACCACAAAACAGGAAAGCATGCGCCAGCTGGTTTTGCTTGATCGCATTCTTTAATGTGGTGGTGATATGCCCCTGACCTACAACGGTATCAAAATTCTGGGGCCTGTACTTGCGTGCTGAAACTATAAATTTATCCATGATTACTCCTCGTGACAAAAGTAACGTATTGCAGCCTGATTTGTTGGGCGAGGAGACTGTTGTGGAAAAAATGGATCAAGAGCCTGCCGCGTGCTTGCTATGCACAGTTGAAGCGGGGAATAAGGCGGCGTATTTTTAAAAAGGTTCGCCCAACCCAATAGTTGTCAGGCGAACCTTTTAAATAAGTGTTATGTTATCAAAACCCGGATTAGGCTAGTATCCAGGGTTTTGTACCAGTGCTGTATTTTTATTCATCTCGTCGCGTGCAATAGGCGCAAAGTACATCTTGTTCACCCATTTCCGGTTTTCATGGGCCTCATCCGTTACAGGTGTGTAGGTATAGGTATACACATCCTCATCGTGCTTATAAGGGCTGGATTGCTGTTTGCCTGTTTTAAAAGTGCCTGTTATATTAATGAAGGTCACCTTTCTGCCAAGTGTTTCGGGAGCGATCAGCCAACGACGTGCATCATGATACCGTTGTTC belongs to Niabella yanshanensis and includes:
- a CDS encoding methyltransferase domain-containing protein; amino-acid sequence: MPDFSTRSSEKELLDDPSIPFEDIRQNMRELNIINTLLGGHAITKRGFRKILGTRREISICEIGCGGGDNLFVIHQWCSRAGVKAKLTGVDINAHCVEFAKDRYGPLGIEFICSDYKTSAVAPDIIFSSLFCHHFTNGELVLMLQWMQQHCKVGFFINDLHRHPLAWWSIKGLTKTFSRSYLVKNDAPLSVRRAFKKKEWQQLLQKTGIEADINWQWAFRHLILYKK
- a CDS encoding CoA-binding protein, with the protein product MANKKTLVLGASENTSRYGNIALRRLRANGHEVVAIGRREGQVGDVVIHKSKPDEEGIDTVTMYMNEQNQKEYEDYILSLKPKRIIFNPGAENYTLAHKAEQQGVQTIEACTLVMLSTGQY
- a CDS encoding type III polyketide synthase gives rise to the protein MSKITSIATAVPTYGQSQMQIYNVVRAIHADTAEEERVLRFMYKSSGIETRYAAVPDFNLGNGRSEILHFEENGVNTSGLEERLKIYDKAALDLSIDVIRKCLPEGMEPSGITHLITVSCTGMQAPGLDLSIVKGLKLRTDIYRTSVNFMGCYAAIHGLKHAHYIAEKESDAKVLVVCVELCTLHFQKDKSIDNITSTIIFGDGAAAVLIENSAGKRPGWELKNFYSEINFEGMDDMAWKISADGFLMTLTSKVPEILEKKCKGIMENALQYYGIPSERVDSWCVHPGGKKILEAVERGSSVTREQLQESYAVLREYGNMSSPTVLFVLEKILRKAEQDGSVKNIVGMAFGPGLTLETFHLAHA
- a CDS encoding UbiA family prenyltransferase, translating into MLHKSTIQHLRFGFSLFLMPVFWFALSQAPVINWVNACLIFIILHLLVYPSSNGYNSYMDKDTGSIGGIEKPLPVHKELFYVSMVMDIIALLLSCLLGWAVLTGVGVYIIASRLYSYRGVRLKQYPVTGYLTVIICQGALVYFIVSNSVSDACLWKEGWLPAMVTSLLIGGTYPLTQVYQHQQDLEDGVITLSYKLGVRGTFIFCGLVLFVALLLLTLYFIRTGQWGALLAYGVGMLPVGFYFTSWCLKVKESPGNANFKNLMKMNYVASVCSSIAFISILIINKAG
- a CDS encoding pyruvate dehydrogenase complex dihydrolipoamide acetyltransferase, with protein sequence MADKILMPRLSDTMTEGVIAAWHKKVGDSVKKGDLLAEIETDKATMELESYKDGTILYLGADTGGKLQVDDLMVIVGDAGEDISGLVNGKLGGSAEVKEEKKEEPAKEAAKTEEKAATAPSGSTIDVSKLEEVVLMPRLSDTMTEGVIASWAKNIGDDVKKGDLLAEIETDKATMELESYKNGKLLYQGAKAGDKIQVNDLLCIIGEEGKVNVDEIVAAVKGGGAAPTPTAEAKEETAPETKEAAPASSSAPAVTTGENGRIKASPLAKKLAAEKGIDLGSVQGSGDGGRITKSDIDNYKPSASKPATSGNETTTAPAATGSAVTGQVSFEDVPVSQMRKTIARRLSEVKFSAPEIYLTMEINMDKAVASRAQINEVSPNKISFNDLVIKAAALALKQHPDINSSWQGDTIRVNHHVDIGVAVAVDQGLLVPVVRFADTKSLSQIAGEVKDLAGRAKSKKLAPAEWEGNTFTISNLGMFGIEEFTAIINPPASCILAVGAINQVPVVRDGQITVGNIMKVTLTCDHRVADGAVGAAFLQTLKSFLEEPLRMLV
- a CDS encoding DNA polymerase III subunit gamma/tau, with the protein product MDKFIVSARKYRPQNFDTVVGQGHITTTLKNAIKQNQLAHAFLFCGPRGVGKTTCARILAKTINCENATPDGEACNECTSCVSFNHGSSLNIHELDAASNNSVDDIRTLVDQVRFAPQAGKYKVYIIDEVHMLSSAAFNAFLKTLEEPPSYAIFILATTEKHKILPTILSRCQIFDFKRITTNDTVEHLESICGKEQVKADKASLQLIAQKSEGCMRDALSIMDKIVSFSNGEVSYNSTLEHLNILDEDYYFRLMDYMQQQDLASAMLLFDDINRKGFEGDLVLNGMAAFIRNLLVSKDEKVVALLDTVESFRERYLTTAQQIPTALLISALNILNESEINYRSARNKRLHVELTLIKLCYLQQAMQLSLDENSVSKKKLIESKGALAFKQIQPVLLRERPAKSQQVVPPAAKLTIADEPVMIPQQPAMKTVTIDQQPRANHGSTPTPTAGKKLSSLEKLRQQFKEIAPEKEDQPLQEATLIEAWQKFTQLLRDNRNPAAQSFSLATVEILDANSFNVYTSNPLENRFVEITKNEAAEFLKTELQNTQLQLFNLIDANRQPVQQEVIERPLSVVEQYQKMIAKYPLVQQLKEKLKLELGR
- a CDS encoding NAD(P)/FAD-dependent oxidoreductase, with amino-acid sequence MNVYDYDIGIVGGGLAGLTAAIQLRKKGYTVSLWEKNKYPFHRVCGEYISKESWDYLQRCGIDLPALQLPEINKLELSSHGGSVLKAKLDLGGFGISRYWLDYLLYEEAKRQGVAVFEGAKVEQLFYRNGSFEILAGSNSVKVKLALGSFGKRSNIDVKWQRKFVAQKPDSLNNYIGVKYHIKTDLPNDTIALHNFKGGYCGVSKVEADLYCLCYLTTASNLQAAGGIREMEERVLFRNSYLRKIFEQSKFIFTAPVTISQVSFNRKELIYDQVPLAGDACGMITPLCGNGMSMAMHSGKIFTNLADDFLQQRISLEGMLGRYAKAWDLQFSGRLQIGRMVQANFGKEWQTHLFISALKYLPGLTNRIIKATHGQPF